A window of the Virgibacillus pantothenticus genome harbors these coding sequences:
- a CDS encoding potassium channel family protein codes for MSIRLIKQIYFKLPLLIKLLISIFLFMFIFGYLIHIAEPDQFPSIFDGIWWAFITGATVGYGDFVPLTPIGKLVTILLILTGCSLIAFYITSLAASTFRQEQAIEEGKVAFKGSHHLVLIGWNERSRRLIESIAQSNSHIQMVLIDTTLGHVSFSDYPVHFIQGDPTEDAVLKKANIKLAERVLITTDTAKNERDADNITILTAVAIRGNHPTIPIIAEIVTSTQIENAHRAGATTIIRSNDFTSVLFYQELFRQARSKPFEDVFHLLGTQQFYHEEVQKDLEGVSFQDTVARLRNKQQILLGVIRADRYHINPSPTFRLKKGDQLIGLIPWGK; via the coding sequence GTGAGCATTCGTCTTATTAAACAAATCTATTTTAAGCTTCCTTTATTAATCAAACTGCTAATTAGCATTTTTTTATTTATGTTCATTTTCGGATATCTTATTCATATTGCGGAACCAGATCAATTCCCCTCCATTTTTGACGGTATATGGTGGGCCTTCATCACTGGGGCAACAGTTGGTTACGGAGACTTCGTGCCGTTAACCCCTATTGGGAAATTAGTGACTATACTGTTAATTTTAACAGGTTGCAGTTTAATTGCTTTTTACATTACTTCTTTGGCAGCTTCCACTTTTCGTCAGGAACAGGCCATCGAAGAAGGAAAAGTAGCGTTTAAAGGAAGTCATCACCTTGTACTCATTGGTTGGAATGAAAGGAGCAGGCGATTAATTGAATCCATTGCTCAGTCCAATTCACACATTCAAATGGTACTTATCGATACGACACTAGGGCATGTATCATTTTCTGATTATCCCGTTCACTTTATACAAGGTGATCCGACAGAGGATGCCGTTTTAAAAAAAGCAAATATTAAATTAGCAGAGCGCGTATTAATAACAACAGACACTGCCAAAAATGAACGTGACGCTGACAACATTACTATTTTGACGGCTGTTGCTATTCGTGGAAATCACCCAACCATTCCGATTATTGCAGAAATTGTTACGTCTACGCAAATTGAAAATGCACATCGCGCTGGAGCTACGACGATTATTCGCTCCAATGATTTTACCAGTGTGCTGTTTTATCAAGAGCTATTTCGGCAAGCAAGGTCCAAACCATTTGAAGATGTTTTTCATCTGTTAGGTACCCAACAATTTTACCACGAAGAAGTACAAAAAGATCTGGAGGGTGTATCCTTTCAAGATACAGTTGCTCGATTACGGAATAAACAACAAATTCTGTTAGGAGTTATCCGTGCTGACCGCTACCATATAAATCCTTCGCCTACATTCCGCTTAAAAAAAGGGGATCAGTTAATTGGACTCATTCCGTGGGGTAAGTAA
- a CDS encoding thioredoxin family protein, giving the protein MNLLQWFEKGIEPDTYIEEMTKHKENLLTIYDHFDLPDDHHFWEQVKERQLQVIVLTEDWCGDAMLNIPILLKLAEVTDMNVRMLYRDQNLALMDQYLTNGKSRSIPILIFIDQHGNERTKWGPRAESIQAFVNEAQGTLPNKESSDYQEKFKEMILFMNKTFRDNTHFWQDVYSSLKNALQKAL; this is encoded by the coding sequence GTGAATCTTCTACAATGGTTTGAAAAAGGCATAGAACCAGATACCTATATCGAGGAAATGACAAAGCATAAGGAAAATTTGCTCACCATTTATGATCACTTCGATTTACCAGATGACCATCATTTTTGGGAGCAAGTTAAAGAAAGGCAATTGCAGGTCATCGTACTTACAGAAGACTGGTGTGGTGATGCCATGCTTAATATCCCCATTTTACTTAAATTGGCAGAAGTAACCGATATGAACGTTCGAATGTTATATCGTGATCAGAATTTAGCACTGATGGACCAATATTTAACTAATGGAAAATCGCGATCAATACCGATTCTTATTTTTATCGACCAGCATGGAAACGAAAGGACCAAATGGGGGCCTCGTGCAGAAAGCATTCAAGCGTTTGTAAATGAAGCGCAAGGCACGCTGCCAAATAAAGAGTCAAGCGATTATCAGGAAAAGTTTAAGGAAATGATTCTATTTATGAACAAAACCTTTCGTGATAACACCCATTTTTGGCAAGATGTTTATAGTAGCTTAAAAAACGCATTGCAGAAAGCACTTTAA
- a CDS encoding M20/M25/M40 family metallo-hydrolase, translating to MQLANQEFLLELLNTPSPSSCEMEIQKKWMKYVKKFADEIRTDHAGNVIGILNPEAPFKVLLAGHCDEIALVINRIDEHGFLHFDKMGGINPKAAVGMKVTVLGESTRVTGVIGVNAQHHGGLKNDFGLEDLFIDCGFRTREEAEKQIHIGDLAVYKTEPEILLDRYIAGRGLDNRTGAFIVAEVLRKLTETNCQVGVYAASTVNEETNMGGAYFAAAGVEPDMAIACDVTFATDYPGVNTNKYGDVRLEKGPVLAKGAPINRNMNQLLEKTAKSLAMDIQYELTPRMTGTDADKMRLTGKGVPISLVSLPLRYMHSPVETVSIKDIAEEIELLVTMISSLTGEESLSPLEL from the coding sequence ATGCAATTAGCAAATCAGGAATTTTTATTAGAGTTACTAAATACACCATCCCCATCTAGTTGTGAAATGGAAATACAAAAGAAGTGGATGAAGTATGTTAAAAAATTTGCGGATGAAATAAGAACCGATCACGCTGGCAATGTAATTGGCATTTTAAATCCGGAGGCACCATTTAAAGTGCTTTTAGCTGGACACTGTGATGAAATTGCACTTGTTATTAACCGCATTGATGAACATGGTTTTCTACATTTTGATAAAATGGGAGGCATTAATCCAAAAGCAGCTGTTGGAATGAAGGTGACTGTATTAGGAGAAAGTACAAGAGTTACAGGTGTTATCGGCGTGAATGCCCAGCATCATGGCGGATTAAAAAATGATTTTGGCTTGGAAGATTTGTTTATCGATTGCGGTTTTCGAACGAGGGAAGAAGCCGAGAAACAAATACATATTGGTGATTTAGCAGTGTATAAAACAGAGCCAGAAATATTGTTAGATCGTTATATTGCTGGGCGCGGACTGGATAACCGGACAGGAGCGTTTATTGTAGCAGAGGTGTTAAGAAAATTAACAGAAACGAACTGTCAAGTAGGTGTTTATGCTGCTAGCACTGTAAATGAAGAAACAAATATGGGAGGAGCTTATTTTGCAGCTGCAGGTGTAGAGCCTGATATGGCAATTGCTTGTGATGTTACATTTGCAACGGACTATCCCGGCGTTAATACGAACAAGTATGGTGATGTTCGTCTAGAGAAAGGACCGGTATTAGCAAAAGGTGCACCAATCAATCGAAATATGAATCAACTATTAGAAAAAACAGCTAAATCATTAGCAATGGACATTCAATATGAGCTTACACCGCGTATGACTGGAACAGATGCTGATAAAATGCGTCTAACCGGAAAAGGAGTCCCTATATCACTTGTGTCACTGCCACTACGTTATATGCATTCTCCTGTAGAAACAGTAAGCATTAAAGATATAGCGGAGGAAATTGAACTATTGGTGACTATGATATCTTCCTTAACTGGAGAAGAAAGTTTAAGTCCACTTGAACTATAA
- a CDS encoding S8 family peptidase, giving the protein MKRKRRRQSKLFSIAATFFIAFSLLTPGMANAQGSQKLHESVGDSSKVMENKLSSKLTKLFKDSDQVTFLVKFADKADVKEAAKQAKKKAKKASLTAQKVEHAQRSAVISELKATALESQANVKDYIQKQKEKGEVETFQAYHIVNGMSVTATKKIAEKIATYPEVEKILPNEERKLFEVKVDKKAKEIKAENADVEWNVERVGAPPVWDMDFDGSGIVVGSIDSGVEWDHPALQEKYRGYNSETGQIDHAASFFDATAGEEEAYDDHGHGTHVTGTMVGAEPDGSNQVGVAPGAKWIAAKGLNAAGNGYDNWLLAAAEWMLAPNGDASMAPDIVNNSWGGGSGLDEWYRDVVTAWREAGIFPAFAAGNTTLFNPGGPGSVAVPANYPESFAIGATDVNDVLGSFSLLGPSPYDEIKPEVTAPGVNIRSSVPGGGYEGGWNGTSMASPALSGVLALMKQADSSLTVDEMEEIAMSTANPLTDSEFPKSPNNGYGHGLVNAYDAVSSLASGLGTIQGQVTKAGEDTEAPVFEHEALTEAYMGMDLNLTIQVTDNISVNSVNLQYTNAGGEEKTIEAEQISGDYKKGTYQATIPGEQLTGETLSYTWHMNDFGNNEVSSETYEVALLPGITVGYEEDFEAVSAGWTVFGENNSWERGMPTSGPESAASGENVYATNLAGEYESNSNTTLVMPPIDLPKEGGAYLQFNQWHNLEKNYDYGHVFISTDQEEWTQLKEISDVSDGWENAEIDLSDYLGQRVYIGFNLDTDGSVTREGWYIDDVALTDTPNTDSVSLKKAQLNPSLLGFSGLQRVAAKDKQDKKSAKKEKVDPAKIKPEMPKKKPKAEQNPINPTLLPMQAQVSVLESGRTVTTDPATGNYSLLHGAGDFTVKAEAYGFESQEQSVTIEADGTAEADFTLEEMDQYTVSGTVKDEQTGEPVSNATILVVEDANIDPVTTDEAGNYSLTAYRGTYTLKVLATGYHGTEKEIVLKDGDITENIELEPFYTVPGGEIAYDDGTAENARAFYDAGNGWGVKMALPEGEENGIVDAAVFKFWNDEFPVPGGTAFQVEVWDATGPDGTPGKKLAGPVDAEAVRDENDWTVVDLKEHGIVVEEEFYVVYVQTAPNTGAPGLATDESSPNADRSYQLVGGAWSKSPADEGNYMIRARVNYEVEQPVITSPKDGTITNEQEVTVEGTASPTTTIQLMNNGEELDSVEIGDDGSFAIPAALAEGENELTAVSLLDGTPTGESEPVNITLDTKKPELTIDSPKNKDKLNRETVTVEGTVSDEHLDVVKVNGKKAKVEDGKYSKRILLDNGENKIKVVAQDEAGNKAKEQITLDVDFTAPKIENLTPTEDVNLKAGESVKFEFDSEPGLKATYVIHMPLTNTVTNAKELPMMETSEGHYVGYWTATSSVVAEGAVIEVKVEDNYGNEQRKQAEGKLWINAEK; this is encoded by the coding sequence TTGAAAAGAAAAAGAAGGCGACAATCCAAACTGTTTAGCATTGCCGCAACATTCTTTATTGCATTTTCTTTACTAACACCCGGAATGGCAAATGCGCAAGGTTCACAGAAATTGCACGAGTCAGTAGGCGATTCCAGTAAAGTGATGGAAAATAAGCTGAGCAGCAAATTAACGAAGCTATTTAAAGATAGTGATCAAGTGACTTTCCTTGTGAAATTTGCTGACAAAGCAGATGTGAAAGAGGCCGCGAAACAAGCAAAGAAAAAGGCGAAAAAAGCTAGCTTAACTGCGCAAAAAGTAGAGCATGCACAACGCTCCGCAGTTATCTCGGAATTGAAGGCTACTGCTTTGGAGTCACAAGCGAATGTGAAAGATTATATACAAAAGCAAAAAGAAAAAGGGGAAGTAGAAACATTCCAAGCCTACCATATTGTGAATGGAATGTCGGTAACTGCTACCAAGAAGATAGCTGAAAAAATTGCCACTTACCCTGAAGTAGAGAAAATTTTGCCGAATGAAGAACGAAAGCTGTTTGAAGTAAAAGTTGATAAAAAGGCAAAAGAAATAAAAGCTGAAAATGCGGATGTAGAATGGAATGTCGAACGAGTCGGAGCGCCACCTGTTTGGGATATGGACTTTGACGGATCAGGTATTGTTGTCGGGAGTATCGATAGTGGTGTTGAGTGGGATCATCCAGCTCTACAGGAAAAGTATCGTGGATATAATTCAGAAACTGGTCAAATAGATCATGCTGCTAGTTTCTTCGATGCCACAGCTGGAGAAGAAGAAGCCTATGATGATCACGGACATGGTACCCATGTTACAGGCACGATGGTCGGAGCTGAGCCAGATGGTTCCAATCAAGTAGGCGTAGCTCCTGGTGCAAAATGGATTGCTGCAAAAGGTTTAAATGCAGCAGGTAATGGATATGACAATTGGTTATTAGCTGCAGCTGAGTGGATGTTAGCACCAAATGGAGACGCTTCCATGGCTCCGGACATTGTAAATAACTCGTGGGGTGGAGGCTCTGGTCTGGATGAATGGTATCGGGATGTAGTTACTGCTTGGAGAGAAGCAGGAATTTTCCCAGCGTTCGCTGCAGGAAATACGACCTTATTTAATCCTGGTGGACCTGGTTCGGTAGCTGTACCAGCAAATTATCCTGAATCATTTGCTATTGGTGCTACAGACGTTAATGATGTGCTAGGAAGCTTCTCTTTACTTGGACCTTCACCTTATGACGAAATAAAACCAGAAGTAACAGCACCTGGTGTTAATATACGTTCAAGTGTACCAGGCGGAGGCTATGAAGGCGGTTGGAATGGCACTTCAATGGCAAGTCCAGCGCTTTCGGGTGTTTTAGCATTAATGAAACAAGCGGATTCCAGCTTAACGGTTGATGAAATGGAAGAGATCGCGATGTCAACCGCAAATCCATTAACGGATAGTGAATTCCCTAAATCCCCAAATAATGGGTATGGACATGGTTTAGTTAATGCCTATGACGCTGTTTCCTCATTAGCTTCTGGTTTAGGAACCATTCAAGGACAAGTAACGAAAGCTGGAGAAGATACGGAAGCACCAGTTTTTGAACATGAAGCGTTAACGGAAGCGTATATGGGGATGGATTTGAATTTAACGATTCAAGTGACAGATAATATTAGTGTAAATTCTGTAAATCTACAATATACGAATGCGGGTGGGGAAGAAAAAACAATTGAAGCAGAGCAGATTTCAGGAGACTATAAAAAGGGAACGTATCAAGCAACGATTCCTGGTGAACAACTTACTGGCGAAACACTGTCGTATACGTGGCATATGAATGATTTTGGGAATAATGAAGTGAGTAGTGAGACGTACGAGGTTGCTCTACTCCCGGGAATTACGGTTGGGTATGAAGAAGATTTTGAAGCAGTTTCTGCGGGCTGGACTGTATTTGGTGAGAACAACAGTTGGGAGCGTGGTATGCCAACTTCTGGTCCAGAAAGTGCAGCTTCCGGAGAAAATGTATATGCAACCAATTTAGCAGGTGAATATGAGAGTAATTCGAATACCACGCTTGTGATGCCGCCGATTGATCTTCCTAAAGAAGGGGGAGCCTATTTACAATTCAATCAATGGCATAATTTAGAAAAAAATTATGACTATGGTCACGTATTTATTTCTACAGATCAGGAGGAGTGGACACAGCTTAAAGAAATCTCGGATGTATCCGATGGTTGGGAGAATGCGGAGATCGATTTGTCTGATTACCTTGGTCAACGAGTTTATATTGGTTTTAACTTAGATACGGACGGTAGCGTAACACGAGAGGGCTGGTATATCGATGACGTAGCCTTAACCGATACACCTAATACAGATAGCGTGTCATTGAAAAAAGCGCAGCTTAACCCTAGTTTGTTAGGATTTAGTGGTTTGCAAAGGGTTGCTGCTAAGGATAAACAGGATAAAAAGTCAGCAAAGAAGGAAAAAGTAGACCCTGCAAAAATCAAGCCCGAAATGCCAAAGAAGAAACCAAAAGCCGAACAAAATCCTATCAATCCAACGTTATTGCCAATGCAAGCACAAGTAAGTGTATTAGAAAGTGGACGTACAGTAACTACAGATCCAGCTACAGGGAATTATTCTCTGTTGCATGGTGCTGGTGATTTCACTGTAAAAGCAGAAGCTTATGGATTTGAGTCTCAGGAGCAGTCTGTAACCATTGAAGCAGATGGGACAGCGGAAGCGGATTTTACGTTAGAAGAAATGGATCAATATACTGTAAGTGGCACGGTTAAGGATGAACAAACAGGCGAGCCTGTTTCAAATGCTACCATTCTAGTAGTAGAGGATGCAAATATTGATCCAGTAACAACGGATGAAGCTGGTAATTATTCACTAACGGCTTATCGTGGTACGTATACGCTAAAAGTGCTTGCTACTGGTTACCATGGTACCGAGAAAGAAATCGTTTTAAAGGATGGCGATATTACTGAAAACATTGAACTAGAACCATTTTACACCGTACCAGGTGGTGAAATCGCGTATGATGATGGAACTGCAGAAAATGCTCGAGCTTTCTATGATGCTGGAAATGGCTGGGGCGTAAAGATGGCATTACCAGAAGGAGAAGAGAATGGTATTGTAGATGCAGCAGTCTTTAAATTTTGGAACGATGAATTTCCAGTTCCAGGCGGTACCGCGTTCCAAGTAGAGGTTTGGGATGCAACTGGACCTGATGGCACACCGGGTAAGAAGTTAGCTGGTCCTGTCGACGCAGAAGCCGTTCGCGATGAAAATGATTGGACGGTTGTTGACTTAAAAGAGCATGGCATAGTTGTAGAAGAAGAATTCTACGTCGTCTATGTACAAACAGCACCAAATACAGGAGCACCTGGACTTGCTACGGATGAGAGCAGTCCAAATGCGGATAGGAGCTATCAATTAGTCGGTGGTGCATGGTCAAAATCACCAGCAGATGAAGGAAACTATATGATCCGGGCTCGTGTTAATTACGAAGTGGAGCAACCTGTTATTACCTCCCCAAAGGATGGAACGATTACAAATGAACAAGAGGTTACTGTTGAAGGAACTGCTTCACCAACGACGACCATTCAATTGATGAATAATGGTGAAGAACTGGACTCAGTTGAGATAGGCGATGATGGTTCGTTTGCCATCCCTGCAGCTTTAGCAGAAGGGGAAAATGAATTAACGGCTGTATCGTTGCTTGATGGAACACCGACAGGAGAGTCGGAGCCGGTAAATATTACACTGGATACGAAAAAGCCTGAGTTAACGATCGATTCACCAAAAAATAAGGACAAATTAAATCGAGAAACTGTAACTGTGGAAGGTACTGTTTCTGATGAGCATCTGGATGTCGTTAAAGTGAACGGGAAGAAAGCAAAAGTGGAGGATGGTAAGTATTCTAAGCGCATTTTACTAGACAATGGAGAGAATAAAATTAAGGTCGTAGCGCAAGATGAAGCAGGCAATAAAGCAAAAGAACAAATTACCTTGGATGTTGATTTCACTGCTCCAAAAATTGAGAATTTAACGCCGACAGAAGATGTTAATCTTAAAGCTGGAGAATCGGTGAAATTCGAATTTGACAGTGAACCAGGTTTAAAAGCAACCTATGTCATCCATATGCCACTAACAAATACTGTAACGAACGCTAAGGAGCTGCCAATGATGGAAACATCAGAAGGTCATTATGTCGGCTATTGGACAGCAACGAGCAGTGTGGTTGCAGAAGGTGCAGTTATCGAAGTGAAGGTAGAAGATAATTACGGCAATGAACAACGCAAACAGGCAGAAGGTAAATTGTGGATTAACGCAGAAAAGTAG
- a CDS encoding ECF transporter S component, protein MQPMNKQSSKLMKVIVLALLGTISLLLFFLNFPLPLLPAFLKIDFSDVPALMASLIFSPFAGVLVVAIKNLLYLAVSGASDPIGVLANLIAGILFVVPVSMLYHKFKGVKSIVSGLVTGTIIMAVGMSVLNYFVFLPAYAWFMGWEDMSSTAIKWGVVYGGILPFNIIKGIIVGLLFVPLFLKLRTWLEEKQTKFASS, encoded by the coding sequence ATGCAACCAATGAATAAACAATCATCGAAACTGATGAAAGTCATTGTATTAGCTTTATTAGGAACGATCTCATTATTGTTGTTTTTCTTGAACTTTCCACTGCCGTTATTACCAGCTTTCTTGAAAATTGATTTCAGCGATGTTCCGGCTTTAATGGCTTCCTTAATCTTTTCACCGTTTGCTGGCGTACTTGTAGTGGCTATTAAAAACCTTTTGTATTTAGCCGTCTCTGGAGCATCTGATCCAATTGGCGTACTTGCTAACTTAATAGCTGGCATATTGTTTGTCGTACCAGTTTCCATGCTGTATCACAAATTTAAAGGTGTGAAAAGTATTGTTTCTGGCTTAGTTACTGGGACTATCATTATGGCAGTTGGAATGAGTGTATTAAATTATTTCGTTTTCTTACCGGCATATGCATGGTTCATGGGCTGGGAGGACATGTCCAGTACAGCGATTAAATGGGGAGTTGTATATGGTGGGATCTTACCATTTAATATCATAAAAGGAATTATTGTTGGTTTATTATTTGTTCCATTATTTTTAAAGCTACGTACATGGCTTGAAGAAAAGCAAACAAAATTTGCTTCGTCGTAA
- a CDS encoding P1 family peptidase, producing MTYGNITDVPGIKVGNVEDTEAMTGCSVIVSEDGAVCGVDIRGAAPGTRETALLNPVNAVEQVHAITLSGGSAFGLAAADGVMHYLEEQGIGLDVGVTKVPIVPAAILFDLAVGDGNVRPDKKMGYQAAKQAKKGAFTFGNVGAGCGATVGKLTGMEQCMKGGLGSASVELENGVIIGALVAVNAVGDIRHPESGEILAGPIDPNTQQIVDSITYMQKNQSQISLGMNTTLGVVAANVSLTKAEATKISQVAHNALAKTIYPAHTMLDGDTIFTLATGNKRASVDLIGAMAVKVVEEAIVQAVITANSVGNIPSYKTFKSKK from the coding sequence ATGACTTATGGCAATATAACGGATGTACCTGGGATTAAGGTGGGGAATGTTGAGGATACAGAAGCGATGACAGGCTGTTCAGTGATTGTCTCAGAAGATGGAGCTGTTTGTGGTGTTGATATACGAGGAGCTGCTCCGGGAACTCGTGAGACAGCCTTGTTAAATCCAGTGAATGCAGTAGAACAAGTTCATGCAATTACGCTTTCTGGAGGGAGTGCCTTTGGGTTAGCAGCTGCTGATGGAGTCATGCACTATTTAGAAGAACAGGGAATTGGTTTAGATGTTGGTGTTACCAAAGTACCAATTGTTCCAGCTGCGATATTATTTGATTTAGCTGTTGGAGATGGAAATGTCCGTCCCGATAAAAAAATGGGTTACCAAGCAGCCAAACAGGCTAAAAAGGGAGCTTTTACGTTTGGAAATGTTGGTGCTGGATGTGGTGCAACGGTTGGTAAATTAACAGGTATGGAACAGTGTATGAAAGGAGGCCTTGGCAGTGCTTCCGTTGAACTAGAGAATGGTGTAATCATTGGTGCATTAGTAGCTGTAAATGCAGTTGGGGATATCAGGCACCCTGAGAGTGGAGAAATACTTGCAGGTCCGATTGACCCGAATACGCAACAAATAGTAGACAGTATTACATACATGCAAAAGAATCAAAGTCAAATATCGCTTGGTATGAATACGACGCTTGGCGTTGTGGCAGCTAATGTTTCTCTTACTAAAGCAGAGGCGACAAAAATCTCACAAGTAGCGCATAACGCGCTGGCTAAGACAATCTATCCTGCGCATACCATGTTGGACGGGGATACGATTTTCACATTAGCGACAGGGAACAAACGCGCTTCCGTTGATCTTATCGGTGCCATGGCAGTGAAAGTAGTCGAAGAAGCAATTGTTCAAGCGGTTATTACAGCTAACTCGGTTGGAAATATACCTTCCTATAAAACGTTTAAGTCAAAAAAGTAA